Proteins encoded in a region of the Micromonas commoda chromosome 10, complete sequence genome:
- a CDS encoding predicted protein translates to MKARKASVEAAVSAFNAKPGLGSLAGCPDLDVHDPDAVAAFLLAAKGLDKTAIGELLGGFDDDEVAVMRAFVKSHDFVGNEFDVALRRFMSAFRLPGEAQKIDRLMEAFAAKYCENNPNVFADPDAAYVLAFAVIMLNTDAHNPNMDTKMTKADFIGMATSAESGASMDVAMLGTIFDRIVGEEIVMKDD, encoded by the coding sequence ATGAAGGCGCGAAAGGCGagcgtggaggcggcggtttCCGCGTTCAACGCGAAACCGGGGCTCGGGTCTTTAGCGGGATGCCCGGATCTCGACGTGCACGAtccggacgcggtggcggcgtttTTACTCGCCGCCAAGGGGTTGGATAAGACGGCGATaggcgagctgctcggcgggttcgacgacgacgaggtggcggTCATGCGGGCGTTCGTGAAATCGCACGATTTCGTCGGGAACGAattcgacgtcgcgctcagGCGGTTCATGTCGGCGTTTCGGCTCCCCGGCGAGGCTCAAAAGATCGATCGACTGATGGAGGCTTTCGCGGCCAAGTACTGCGAGAATAACCCGAACGTCTtcgccgaccccgacgccgcgtacgtgCTTGCGTTCGCCGTCATCATGCTGAACACCGACGCGCACAACCCGAACATGGACACGAAGATGACCAAGGCGGATTTCATCGGAATGGCCAccagcgcggagagcggcgcgagcaTGGACGTCGCCATGCTCGGGACGATATTCGATcgcatcgtcggcgaggagatcgTGATGAAGGACGAc
- a CDS encoding predicted protein yields the protein MRRQRGPLGLWVTTLLSTSYGIRAVVGQTSSAVSRPPPSPPSPPPPMPLMPPAPSPPPAYASNFNLTLQGTSSSKAYVDNPDPTYQTLKLCDVDSLGTGDEKDPEILNVAFYQHKVAVSGDVMVIGSAWERVAEQCDGGAAHVYARTPVSADSATTTQEYAWTHVQKITSRDVFNNQGSDSGNEFLTRNFGHAVAVDGDTMVVSHYVGRYVNVYTRSDPNDRASLWTLRAKLEVPSLTHPETNKDHWTEGFGYAVAVDGDTVVVSQPGTYAEGDDHVTRRKYRGAVHVFTRDVPNDLTSTWRYVSRLSTDAFDDFAFVGQQTLFGQTVAIDGDVIVVGTDNLEGETPESDIGKTTTQYPSECTGVHVFVRQSPGDLASKFKWIQVVDSQWGWTDGDMRCEPEFGKSGLTIRDGVLVVGSRAEWIQQRINRDGCGGEQGAAYVFERIDPNAIDSNWTLVQKITPPYVGCNQRGSFGWNAAMSDGAQTLVISEPRASWEWDYPSLTEYDASRKHLSAGAVHVYTRGQDSAAPNASWFSLKATIGQGGLDAPTRVGWTDADATNAMFGAGVAIHEDTLAVTCVKHFTAVYALDGVPTPWIVPEEEPGPWINTLFRDAGTTMASLAVLMGLGPSAAFAVAAIFFKPALRNWLIKHGMKKLADKIVPDLADDFRLMQIEMEEMKNFMAEQAFPRLKLGVDVHPEIAAEDIVLEPLPEFAAAPEKKNGGASFGTVQVAVVRGEKCDVNTVLPGAGAVGVPDDVAKTIKKEINLISTFNHPNLVKVKGACAEKGQIVMEHCDGGTVGDALLAKTGDDENGMSPWQRAKIASQTAAAAAYLHRQGMAHGDLNADRVQLTNDGDAKLGEYGMKETKKKVNKLTAAAFMIGAGLARVAATTLEIAEAVMESYDPEAARGNRNRRGKASRKGRTKTARTKIAPGPVCESIDDASSDGGGSSSDDDDAFNAEDEPARAMTAAMTAPELLRRNGGGFGGDPKSTPASDVYSLGMTLWQMYEGRGRAPFGDAGPHEVRARVLAGERPGFENADLKFELKGLIECSRRRLR from the exons AtgcgacgccaacgcggccCCCTGGGCCTTTGGGTGACTACTCTGCTCTCCACGTCGTATGGAATCCGCGCGGTGGTCGGGCAAACCTCAAGTGCGGTctcccggccgccgccgtcgccgccgtcgccccccccgccgatgccgctcatgccgcccgcgccctcgcctccgcccgcgTACGCCTCCAATTTCAACCTCACGCTCCAGGGAACGTCGAGCTCCAAGGCGTACGTCGACAACCCCGACCCGACGTACCAGACGCTCAAGCTGTGCGATGTCGACAGCCTCGGCACGGGTGACGAGAAAGACCCAGAGATTCTCAACGTGGCGTTCTACCAGCACAAGGTTgccgtctccggcgacgtCATGGTCATCGGGTCGGCGTGGGAGAGGGTCGCGGAGCAGTGCGACGGCGGAGCCGCGCACGTCTACGCCAGAACACCCGTCTCTGCGGACAGTGCTACCACCACTCAAGAATACGCGTGGACGCACGTGCAGAAGATCACGTCCAGGGACGTGTTCAACAACCAAGGATCGGATTCTGGAAACGAATTCCTCACCAGGAACTTCggccacgccgtcgcggttgACGGAGACACGATGGTCGTCTCGCACTACGTCGGCCGATACGTCAACGTGTACACCCGGTCCGACCCGAacgaccgcgcgtcgctgTGGACGCTGCGCGCCAAGCTGGAGGTTCCCTCGCTGACGCATCCGGAGACGAACAAGGACCATTGGACAGAGGGGTTCGGTTACGCcgtggcggtggacgggGACACCGTCGTCGTGTCGCAGCCCGGCACGtacgcggagggcgacgaccaCGTCACGCGCAGGAAATACAGAGGCGCGGTGCACGTGTtcacccgcgacgtcccgaaCGACTTGACGTCCACGTGGCGATACGTCTCGAGGCTCTCCACCGACGCGTTTGACGATTTCGCATTCGTCGGGCAGCAGACGCTCTTCGGGCAGACGGTGGCGATCGACGgtgacgtcatcgtcgtcggcaccgacAACCTCGAGGGCGAAACGCCGGAGTCGGACATCGGGAAAACGACGACGCAGTACCCATCGGAGTGCACCGGCGTGCACGTCTTTGTCCGTCAATCGCCGGGCGACCTCGCGTCAAAGTTTAAATGGATCCAGGTTGTCGACTCGCAGTGGGGTTGGACCGACGGGGACATGCGATGCGAACCGGAATTCGGCAAGAGCGGGCTGACGattcgcgacggcgtcctcgtcgtcgggtcgAGGGCGGAATGGATCCAACAGAGAATCAATCGCGACGGGTGCGGAGGCGAACAAGGCGCGGCGTACGTGTTCGAACGCATCGACCCAAACGCGATCGACTCCAACTGGACGCTCGTACAGAAGATCACTCCGCCGTACGTCGGGTGCAACCAACGCGGCAGCTTCGGCtggaacgcggcgatgtccgaCGGTGCGCAGACGCTGGTCATCTCCGAaccgagggcgtcgtgggAGTGGGACTACCCGTCGTTAACAGAGTACGACGCTTCAAGAAAGCATctctccgccggcgcggtgcacGTGTACACGCGGGGCCaggactcggcggcgccgaacgcgtcctGGTTTTCGCTCAAGGCGACGATCGGGCAGGGCGGTCTGGACGCGCCAACGCGTGTCGGGTggaccgacgcggacgccacgaACGCGATGTTCGGCGCGGGTGTCGCCATTCACGAGGATACCCTCGCGGTGACATGCGTTAAACACTTCACAGCTGTGTACGCTCTGGACGGCGTGCCTACGCCGTGGATCGTGCCGGAGGAGGAACCCGGCCCGTGGATCAACACCCTGTTCCGGGACGCCGGcacgacgatggcgtcgctgGCGGTGCTGATGGGCCTCGgaccgagcgccgcgttcgccgtcgccgccatctttTTCAAACCCGCGCTGAGGAACTGGCTCATCAAGCACGGGATGAAAAAACTCGCGGATAAAATCGTCCCCGACCTCGCGGATGATTTCCGCCTGATGCAGATCGAGATGGAGGAGATGAAGAACTTCATGGCGGAGCAGGCGTTCCCGCGGTTGAAGctgggcgtcgacgtccaccccgagatcgccgcggaggacatcGTGCTCGAGCCTCTTCCGGAGtttgccgccgcccccgagaAAAAAAACGGTGGCGCCTCCTTCGGGACGGTTCaagtcgccgtcgttcgcggcgagaaGTGCGACGTCAACACCGtgctccccggcgccggcgccgtgggggtcccggacgacgtcgccaagaCGATCAAAAAAGAGATCAACCTCATCTCCACCTTTAACCACCCGAACCTGGTCAAGGTGaagggcgcgtgcgcggagaAGGGGCAGATTGTGATGGAACACTGCGACGGGGGAACCGTGGGagacgcgctgctcgcgaagaccggcgacgacgagaacggcaTGTCGCCGTGGCAGCGCGCCAAGATTGCGAGCcaaaccgcggcggcggcggcgtacctgCACAGGCAGGGCATGGCGCACGGGGATCTGAACGCCGATCGCGTTCAGTTGAcaaacgacggcgacgcgaagctcggcgagtACGGGATGAAGgagacgaagaagaaggtgaACAagctgacggcggcggcgttcatgatcggcgcgggcctcgccagggtcgcggcgacgacgctcgagATTGCCGAGGCGGTCATGGAGTCGTACGATCCGGAAGCCGCGCGGGGGAACCGGAACCGGCGGGGAAAGGCTTCGAGGAAAGGCCGAACAAAAACGGCTCGAACAAAAATCGCACCCGGGCCAGTGTGCGAATCGATCGACGATGCATCttcggacggcggcggttcatcttccgacgacgacgacgcgtttaACGCGGAAGAcgagccggcgcgggcgatgaccgcggcgatgaccgcgccCGAGCTCCTGCGaaggaacggcggcggcttcggcggcgacccgaaGTCCACGCCGGCGTCTGACGTGTACTCTCTCGGGATGACGCTGTGGCAAATGTacgaggggcgggggcgcgcgccttTCGGGGACGCGGGGCCCCACGAAGTTCGCGCCAgggtcctcgcgggcgagcgaCCGGGGTTCGAGAACGCGGACCTCAAGTTTGAGCTGAAAGGGTTGATCGAGTGCT cgcggcgacggttgCGGTGA
- a CDS encoding predicted protein: protein RATDSRRRGHTSRRGRRHAEGCRRRGGRPSRGGRSGVARGHGKPQGARRVCGAIHRPILPRTRARVLLLREPVQQASRLRVQLQAVLLRRPAAVLEERVLHALRAQRDGHHGEAGQRSQHHPLLRLLRRRHAGAPAARVDRRVQANHGYRQRGDQSLRRPREGPVAVRPERRGRVHLRHVLVPVLRHREGADGDSAQGTRGGRGGSRDLSTPSTAARHADEEVGSRRDDGGEEAAKVRRHQGEGGPDAVAGAGRAVNGGWRTRRWREGPADDDLSRL, encoded by the exons CGCGCAACCGACtcgaggcgccgcgggcacacctcgaggcgcggacgtcgccatgCCGAAGgttgccgtcgtcgaggaggtcgcccGTCCCGTGGTGGAcgctccggcgtcgcccgaggGCATGGAAAACCTCAAGGTGCACGCCGAGTTTGCGGAGCGATACACCGCCCCATTCTgcctcggacccgcgcgcgagtgcTTCTGCTGCGGGAGCCTGTGCAACAAGCATCACGGCTGCGGGTACAACTGCAGGCAGTGCTGCTGCGACGACCTGCAG CTGTACTGGAAGAGCGTGTTCTGCATGCCCTGCGTGCTCAGCGAGATGGTCACCACGGCGAGGCTGGGCAGCGGTCTCAACACCATCCTCTACTTCGGCTTCTGCGTCGGCGTCACGCAGGTGCTCCCGCTGCTCGGGTGGACCGTCGCGTCCAGGCAAATCACGGATACCGTCAACGCGGCGACCAATCGCTTCGGCGTCCGAGAGAAGGTCCCGTGGCTGTGCGACcggagcgacgcggacgggtgCATCTGCGGCACGTTCTGGTGCCCGTACTGCGTCATCGTGAGGGCGCAGATGGAGATTCGGCACAGGgcacgcgcgggggtcgaGGTGGGTCACGGGATCTATCGACCCCATCCACCGCCGCACGTCATGCGGATGAAGAG GTCGGGAGTCGACGAGACGACGGGGGAGAAGAAGCCGCCAAAGTACGTCGGcatcaaggagaaggaggaccCGATGCCGTCGCAGGTGCGGGTCGAGCTGTGAACGGCGgatggaggacgcgtcgatggagGGAGGGGCCGGCGGATGACGATTTATCCAGATTGTAA
- a CDS encoding predicted protein (Encodes a PBF2-domain containing transcription factor.), with protein MSLPQRLARSASLARTLAAQHAPAMKPAAAAPIIASSSFSHHHHQQQHHRRSAATTTAAHRSAGSGLPPLSFDEGGKWGGGKGKSVVWVPSTAKAGQAKAYGGQAQQQQQHGGQQQQHARSYQSPPPPPPADGQRRRFQQRDHVPGPGAPPPPPPPPQATGARQFTAGNNKASSANDDAGSRVYCDYAVYKSKAAAKFQVIKPTFEVKPDGSRAKKRDGGVLLEMAPAVGPRQYDWAQKQTIMLSPLELVELTESLHFGRGVNFFHDPGMGTNRQGAMTKSLKAEPMPDGSGGIFLNMGVTTGGDGANGGQRVNMNIAVSFAEFAALRHLSAYLTPRLMGFAEVFRD; from the exons ATGTCCCTGCCCCAGAGGCTCGCGAGATCCGCCTCGCTG GCGCGCAcactcgccgcgcagcacgcgcccgcgatgaaacccgccgccgccgcgcccatcatcgcgtcctcctccttctcccaCCATCATCATCAACAACAACACCATCgtcggtcggcggcgacgacgacggcggcgcaccgTTCCGCGGGCTCCGGCCTGCCCCCGCTCTCcttcgacgagggcggcaaGTGGGGCGGGGGTAAGGGCAAATCCGTGGTGTGGGTCCCGAGCACCGCCAAGGCTGGCCAGGCGAAAGCCTACGGCGGAcaggcgcagcagcagcagcagcacgggggccagcagcagcagcatgCGCGATCGTatcagtcgccgccgccgcccccgccggcggatGGCCAGCGCCGGCGGTTCCAACAGCGGGATCACGTCCCGGGCCCCggggcgcccccgccgccgccgcccccgccgcaaGCCACCGGCGCCCGCCAGTTCACCGCTGGTAACAACAAGGCATCAAgcgccaacgacgacgccggttcTCGGGTTTACTGCGACTACGCCGTGTACAAGAGCAAAGCCGCGGCCAAGTTCCAGGTGATCAAGCCCACGTTCGAGGTCAAGCCGGACGGCAGCCGGGCGAAGAAGCGGGACGGCGGGGTGTTGCTCGAGATGGCCCCGGCGGTGGGCCCGCGGCAGTACGACTGGGCGCAGAAGCAGACCATCATGCTCTCGCCGttggagctcgtcgagctcaCCGAGTCGCTGCACTTCGGCCGAGGGGTAAACTTTTTCCACGACCCGGGGATGGGCACCAACAGGCAGGGCGCGATGACCAAATCGCTCAAGGCGGAGCCCATGCCGGACGGGAGCGGGGGGATCTTCCTCAACATGGGGGTCacgacgggcggcgacggcgcgaacgggggGCAGCGGGTCAACATGAACATCGCGGTTTCCTTTGCGGAGTTTGCCGCGCTCAGGCACCTCTCCGCGTACCTGACGCCGCGACTCATGGGTTTCGCCGAGGTTTTTCGCGATTGA
- a CDS encoding predicted protein has product MSTFYENWSGSSKERRRWILARLATLSDSSKSKIRVKTIFIEVTLTKPDLVDNILEQKLDRDVREGRLRNSRDRDTAATEWKDRVNDYRKLYVTLQEDGSEDDLSYIKLINYGERVLTNRMRAYLPQRIVQFLTATHPTKHTIYLCRHGQSEYNTTGRLGGNSPITERGWVFAEILARFAAEHGASVPSRLWTSSMLRTIQTAALIPHPVLKLPDGGNWESMSPRVYRNIDEIFAGDCEGMTPDEVAVAHPQATTLRKMDKIGYRYPRGESYFDLISRIEPCIQEMESYTEPLLIVSHQAILRCIFAYLTGVDRESAPGMETQIQQNVVYQIDLDASSEGKITGDPNHPPAFVTVHDFRDEVEARMNERRASGGSGYYPQGR; this is encoded by the exons ATGAGCACGTTTTACGAGAATTGGTCTGGGAGCAGCAAGGAGCGAAGGCGGTGGATACTCGCCAGGCTCGCCACCCTGTCCGACTCGTCCAAGTCCAAGATCAGGGTGAAGACCATCTTCATCGAGGTGACGCTGACGAAACCCGACCTGGTGGACAACATCTTGGAGCAGAAACTGGACAGGGACGTCCGAGAGGGTCGGCTGCGGAATTCGCGCGATCGagacaccgcggcgacggagtggAAAGATCGCGTCAACGACTATCGCAAGCTGTACGTGACGCTGCAGGAGGACGGCAGCGAGGACGACCTGTCGTACATCAAGCTCATAAACTACGGCGAGAGGGTGCTCACGAATCGCATGCGCGCGTATCTGCCGCAGCGAATCGTGCAGTTCCTCACCGCCACGCATCCCACGAAGCACACAATCTACCTGTGCAGGCACGGCCAGAGCGAGTACAACACCACCGGGCGGCTGGGCGGTAACTCGCCGATAACGGAGCGCGGGTGGGTGTTCGCGGAGATCCTCGCGAgattcgccgcggagcac GGGGCGTCCGTTCCGTCCAGGCTGTGGACCTCCTCCATGTTACGCACCATCcagaccgccgcgctcatcccGCACCCGGTGCTCAAGCTCCCGGACGGGGGAAACTGGGAGAGCATGTCGCCGCGGGTGTATCGTAACATCGACGAAATATTCGCCGGGGACTGCGAGGGGATGACCCCGGACGaggtcgcggtggcgcacccgcaggcgacgacgctgcGGAAGATGGACAAGATCGGGTACCGgtacccccgcggcgagtcgTACTTCGACCTCATATCGCGGATCGAGCCGTGCATCCAGGAGATGGAGAGCTACACCGAGCCGCTGCTCATCGTGTCGCACCAGGCGATCCTTCGGTGCATATTCGCGTACCTCACGGGCGTCGACAGGGAGTCCGCGCCCGGGATGGAGACGCAGATACAGCAGAACGTGGTGTACCAGATCGACCTGGACGCGAGCAGCGAGGGGAAGATCACGGGAGATCCCAACCACCCGCCCGCCTTCGTCACGGTGCACGATTTTCGAGATGAGGTGGAGGCGAGGATGAATGAGCGACGAGCGTCGGGCGGGAGCGGGTACTACCCGCAGGGGCGATGA
- a CDS encoding predicted protein, whose amino-acid sequence MEQPAGGSTQGKRAERTEGSIRFGCTFTTVTVEGATTNDAGIDDDVPRPSLRAGGFDRPSRAHIPREGVHRAEDEDGRRAPRRRRSRRRRCVPAPFTRRHGKKGHSATSAEREGEEAPAEPEVRRDPIFGFESRGEPDKIQPGFDTAEGGKVGPVGTFFISLLLIVLFGASFFFTSVPRDAIKGMVDLSDDPNAPTDVFK is encoded by the exons ATGGAGCAGCCGGCTGGCGGGTCGACGCAGGGAAAAAGAGCTGAGAGGACGGAAGGTTCCATCCGGTTCGGCTGCACTTTCACGACCGTCACAGTTGAAGGCGCGACAACAAACGATGCaggcatcgacgacgacgttccgcgcccgagcctgcgcgccggcgggtttgaccgcccgtcgcgcgcgcacaTACCGCGTGAaggcgttcaccgcgccgaggacgaggacggtcgccgcgcgccccgtcgtcgtcgttcgcgccgccgacggtgcgtccccgcgccgttcacCCGTCGTCATGGCAAAAAAGGGCACTCGGCCACGTCGGCGGAGC GCgaaggcgaggaggcgcccgcggagccGGAGGTGCGCCGCGATCCGATCTTCGGCTTCgagtcgcgcggcgagcccgacAAGATTCAGCCCGGCTTTGACACCGCGGAGGGTGGCAAGGTGGGCCCCGTCGGCACGTTCTTCATCTCGCTGCTGCTCATCGTGCTCTTCGgcgcgtccttcttcttcacGTCGGTGCCGCGGGACGCCATCAAGGGGATGGTGGACCTCTCGGACGATCCCAACGCTCCCACCGACGTGTTCAAGTAG
- a CDS encoding predicted protein (Encodes a protein with hydroxyproline-rich glycoprotein (HRGP) motifs), whose amino-acid sequence MTGVTRSRGARRAARARPPATSRLLLAACYAVFLAAHIPASLAVDVLDGTALLAAVNDGTVGSIRLVANVTTPFAWTQAGVFITRDLVIESDTDVCGGDGCHVFGHDSRDFVRVANGATVTMRKIILDDHGDTVAPFSYEGGAVRVVNGTLVAEDCQFTDNVGLYGGAVDVGVDGFARFERCVFAGNVAASQNADDKYKAGGAVRFAGNGVVTDCAFRSNQGAEGAAVHVANGATVRFERTVFVDNEDPSANGGANHLRVVEASLVQLFDCAFTTSNVLKNGGEMYADASSTIELSPYTPALEAQKSGPGSFVRWSEPPPPSPPPPPSPPPPGPPPPPLPPPSPRAPPSPNPPPAPPPPPPPPPAPRVADPLIFNLAEVEVALVAGGLGLLVLFFVASRVVKCAFARDVRRKKRARQRALRRQTELRARRAMLRRVARRLAEDAAQYAKLAEATDDRSIDRYEASGAFGPAAGGGARTPENRAAIGGGHHGRRDARVGLSARTDDDDDDVGIVEIARSPRYSPRYSPGYSPGYSPRSGAHARGWRGPGSYREYTRSNPDGDGVDPGFSAGISAGSFGSVQGFPASSGARTPARIASSRAAAAAAAAAAVALAAAKLAVLAEQQLRDAEAELSSNSDDDDRYDDRYEGAKGEGVRLDRRRSRVASPRSTSPIARASDINVDVDAADMDAGSDVAVDVDTISDVAVDVATTDSAAADSFYAADDFDTITVGGPRGSSYRVSDAGGLDGAPDLGDAELEALYVRSYERALMRAEAEREERAERAAAEEAVTHREAADGARVTVRLPNAATRATRFAPGSERRGTPPRPPRLTFTLSSVRRQSGLQGEWITMHSDCRTALNACPRAMTASVASRGRAAIPRARRVGGGRGGAASRRAPVTASGSSKERSSSAVVGSDQGAESGWGPTRLARTAVSLVASVAVLAPPPGAFTIETFRDGDDAASSSTRESRRHHPSSSDHPMMSTMTNSGLTTVPTHRAHASFIGAQAANAFDLDPWKEGRARKAAQRAELQRRVDESYAREAENREEKERLQAAYYAKASASRKARVQALRDGATEEEADAAAADAGSRAFDTAVRAIDAEAEALEAYEARNAELRATAEQRNAEALAAASAAEAVLAEEVRLGEECAEGVNPLDEPGSVMCT is encoded by the exons ATGACCGGGGtgacgcggtcgcgcggcgcgcggcgcgcggcgcgagcgcgcccccccgcgacgtcgcgtctcctcctcgccgcgtgctaCGCGgtgttcctcgccgcgcatatacccgcctcgctcgcggtcgacgtATTGGACGGCAcggcgctgctcgccgcggtcaacgACGGCACCGTCGGCTCGATCCGGCTCGTGGCGAACGTCACCACGCCGTTCGCCTGGACCCAAGCCGGGGTGTTCATAACGCGCGACCTGGTCATCGAGAGCGACACCGAcgtctgcggcggcgacgggtgccACGTTTTTGGGCACGACTCGAGGGAtttcgtgcgcgtcgccaacggcgcgacggtgacgatgcGCAAGATCATCCTCGACGACCACGGcgacaccgtcgcgcccttctcgtacgagggcggcgccgttcgcgtcgtcaacggaaccctcgtcgcggaggactGTCAGTTCACCGATAACGTCGGCTTgtacggcggcgcggtggacgtgggAGTGGACGGGTTCGCGAGGTTCGAGCGATGCGTTTTCGCCGGTAACGTAGCGGCTTCGCAAAACGCCGACGACAAGTACaaagccggcggcgccgttcggtTCGCGGGTAACGGCGTCGTGACGGACTGCGCGTTCCGATCGAaccagggcgccgagggcgcggcggttcaCGTTGCCAacggcgcgacggttcgGTTCGAGCGGACCGTTTTCGTGGACAACGAGGACCCGTCCGCGAACGGGGGCGCGAACCATCTGCGAgtcgtcgaggcgtcgcTCGTTCAGCTCTTCGACTGCGCGTTCACGACGTCGAACGTTTTAAAAAACGGCGGGGAGAtgtacgcggacgcgagctccACGATCGAGCTGTCGCCGTACAcccccgcgctggaggcgcaGAAGTCGGGCCCGGGTTCGTTCGTGCGGTGGTccgaacccccgccgccgagcccgccgccgccgccgtcgcccccgccccccggccccccgccgccgcccctccccccgccgagcccgcgcgccccgccgagcccgaacccgccccccgcgccgccgccgccgccgccgccgccgcccgcgcctcgggTCGCGGACCCGCTCATATTCaacctcgcggaggtggaggttGCGCTCGTGGCGGGAGGGCTGGGCCTCTTGGtcctcttcttcgtcgcTTCGCGCGTGGTTAAATGCGccttcgcccgcgacgtGAGACGTAAGAAGCGCGCGAGGCAAAGGGCGCTGAGGCGTCAGACGGAGCtccgggcgaggcgggcgatgctgcggcgggtggcgcggcggttagcggaggacgcggcgcagtacgccaagctcgcggaggctaCGGACGATAGGTCAATCGATAGGTACGAAGCTTCCGGTGCCTttggacccgccgcgggtgggggagcgcggacgccggagaATCGGGCCGcaatcggcggcggccatcacgggaggagggacgcgcgggtaGGTTTAAGTGCgcgcaccgacgacgacgacgacgacgtcgggatTGTGGAGATTGCGCGGTCCCCGAGGTACTCGCCGAGGTACTCGCCGGGGTACTCGCCGGGgtactcgccgaggagcggcgcgcacgcgcggggtTGGCGCGGACCCGGATCCTATCGCGAGTACACGCGTTCgaaccccgacggcgacggtgtcgACCCAGGGTTTAGTGCCGGGATTAGTGCCGGGTCGTTCGGGTCGGTCCAAGGGTTTCCGGCGTCTTCCGGCGCTCGGACGCCCGCGAgaatcgcgtcgtcgcgagccgccgcagccgcagccgcagccgcagccgtggcgctcgcggcggccaaacTCGCGGTACTCGCGGAGCAGCAgcttcgcgacgcggaggctgagctaTCGTCcaactcggacgacgacgaccgttacgacgaccgttacgagGGCGCGAAGGGGGAAGGCGTCCGGTTGGatcggcgacgctcgcgagtCGCATCCCCGCGTTCGACGTCCCCGatcgcgcgtgcgtcggacATAaacgtcgacgtggacgctgCTGACATGGACGCTGGATCCGACGTGGCAGTCGACGTGGACACCATATCCGACGTGGCGGTCGACGTGGCGACGaccgactcggcggcggcggactccttctacgcggcggacgacttTGACACGATCACCGtcggcggacctcgcggttCGTCGTACCGGGtctccgacgcgggcgggttggacggcgcgcccgacctgggggacgcggagctcgaggcgttgTACGTGCGGTCGTACGAGCGCGCGTtgatgcgcgcggaggcggagagggaggagagggcagagagggcggcggcggaggaggcggtgactcaccgggaggcggcggatggggcGCGGGTGACTGTTCGGctgccgaacgcggcgacgagggcgacgaggttcGCGCCTGGGAGTGAGAGACGCGGGACGCccccgaggccgccgag ATTGACGTTCACGCTAAGCTCGGTTCGCCGTCAGTCTGGCCTTCAGGGGGAGTGGATAACGATGCACTCGGACTGCCGCACCGCGTTGAACGCGTGCCCTCGCGCGATgaccgcctccgtcgcgtcgcgaggacgcgcggcgatccctcgcgcgcgccgagtcggtggcgggcgcggcggcgcggcctcccggcgcgccccggtGACCGCGTCCGGCTCATCCAAGGAGCGTTCATCGTCGGCCGTCGTGGGATCAGACCAAGGCGCGGAGAGCGGTTGGGGTccgacgcggctggcgcgcacagctgtgtccctcgtcgcgtccgtcgccgtgctcgcgccgccccctgGCGCGTTCACGATCGAAACatttcgcgacggcgacgacgccgcgtcgtcgtccacccgaGAGTCTCGACGTCATCACCCGTCGTCATCTGATCATCCGATGATGTCGACGATGACCAACTCGGGGTTAACGACCGTCCCCACGCATCGGGCCCATGCATCGTTCATCGGCGCCCAAGCCGCGAATGCGTTCGACCTCGACCCGTGGAAAGAGGGCCGAGCCAGGAAAGCCGCGcaacgcgccgagctccaaCGCCGAGTCGACGAATCGTACGCCAGAGAAGCGGAGAAccgcgaggagaaggagaggcTGCAAGCCGCGTACTACGCCAaagcgtccgcgtcgaggaaaGCGCGGGTCCAGGCCctacgcgacggcgccaccgaggaagaggcggacgccgcagCTGCCGACGCGGGTAGCAGGGCGttcgacacagctgtgcgggccatcgacgccgaggcggaggcgctggaggcgtaTGAGGCTAGAAACGCCGAGTTGAGAGCCACCGCGGAGCAGCGCAACGCCGAGGcgttggccgcggcgagcgcggcggaggcggtccTCGCGGAAGAGGTTCGGCTCGGAGAGGAGTGCGCGGAAGGGGTGAACCCGCTGGACGAGCCGGGGTCGGTGATGTGCACGTGA